The Sesamum indicum cultivar Zhongzhi No. 13 linkage group LG1, S_indicum_v1.0, whole genome shotgun sequence genome includes a window with the following:
- the LOC105159856 gene encoding probable calcium-binding protein CML25, translated as MGLKELFNRKKKQMVALAVGSDSAHDTPPIINSRSPSFDSRVQMEQELEQVFKKFDVNGDGKISALELGSIMGSLGHSATEEELRTMIQGVDSDGDGHIDLQEFIELNTKDVDYDEVLQNLKDAFQVFDIDKNGSISAEELQDVLQNLGEECTLAECRKMISGVDTDGNGAISFDEFKVMMMMGSRFDAMEPNKTTA; from the coding sequence ATGGGATTAAAAGAATTGTTCAATAGGAAGAAGAAACAGATGGTCGCCCTTGCGGTCGGATCTGATTCTGCGCACGACACACCACCCATAATTAACTCCAGATCACCATCCTTCGACTCGCGTGTCCAGATGGAGCAGGAGCTGGAACAGGTTTTCAAGAAGTTCGACGTGAATGGCGATGGCAAGATCTCGGCCCTGGAGTTGGGATCGATCATGGGCAGCCTCGGCCATTCGGCGACGGAGGAGGAGCTTAGAACCATGATCCAGGGGGTGGATTCGGACGGGGACGGCCACATAGATCTCCAGGAATTCATCGAACTCAACACCAAAGATGTGGACTACGATGAGGTTTTGCAGAATCTGAAAGACGCTTTCCAGGTGTTTGATATTGACAAGAATGGATCCATATCGGCAGAGGAATTGCAAGATGTGCTGCAGAACCTGGGAGAGGAATGCACATTGGCGGAGTGCAGGAAGATGATAAGTGGGGTGGATACCGATGGCAATGGAGCAATCAGTTTTGATGAGTTTAAggtcatgatgatgatgggatCACGTTTCGATGCTATGGAACCCAACAAGACTACTGCttga